The following proteins are encoded in a genomic region of Laspinema palackyanum D2c:
- the dnaK gene encoding molecular chaperone DnaK, translated as MGKVVGIDLGTTNSVVAVMEGGKPVVIANAEGTRTTPSVVGFSKEGELLVGQMARRQAVLNPQNTFYAIKRFMGRRYAELSPDSKRVPYTIRRDDEDNIKIKCPRLKKDFSAEEVSAMILRKLVDEASRYLGEPVTGAVITVPAYFNDAQRQATRNAGRIAGLDVKRIINEPTAASLAYGFDQLDYKTILVFDLGGGTFDVSILEVGDGVFEVKSTAGDTQLGGNDFDKKIVDWLAEQFLAAEDVDLRRDRQSLQRLIEAAEKAKIELSGVQVTDVNLPFITATAEGPKHLETKLTRSQFEALCGDLIRRLRIPLKRAFTDAGMSPAQIDEVVLVGGSTRIPLVKELVRSLIDREPNQNVNPDEVVAVGAAIQAGILAGEIRDVLLLDVTPLSVGLETIGGVMKKLIPRNTTIPVRRSDIFSTSENNQTVVEIHIVQGEREMVADNKSLGRFKLTGIPPAPRGVPQIQVSFDVDANGILQVTALDRMTGREQSVVIQGASTLSESEVVRMIQEADEYAQVDRERRERVEKRNRVEALAYQAERQLREATLDYGIQFVAPHRGRIETAIRDLRQSLERGDERGIDLAQSDLQDAVYELNREIYRRTQETEEEESIFGSIRRAFTDDRPERDSVKDDFFETAYRQPREIYPGDSRGPQSRDIYSGDSRGPQSRDIYSGDNRGPQSREIYPGDSRASQPRDFYPGDSRGPRRRGRSSVPGTSSPNRYNNPYQDEDWDDDDEEWL; from the coding sequence ATGGGCAAAGTAGTCGGCATTGACCTGGGGACAACAAACTCAGTGGTCGCAGTAATGGAGGGAGGCAAGCCGGTGGTGATTGCCAATGCAGAAGGAACGCGGACAACTCCCTCCGTAGTCGGTTTTAGCAAAGAAGGGGAACTGCTGGTGGGGCAAATGGCCCGTCGGCAAGCGGTGCTCAATCCCCAAAATACCTTTTATGCCATCAAGCGGTTTATGGGACGCCGCTATGCCGAACTTTCCCCGGACTCCAAGCGAGTTCCCTACACCATCCGGCGCGATGACGAGGACAACATCAAAATCAAATGTCCTCGGTTGAAAAAAGACTTCTCCGCCGAAGAAGTCTCGGCAATGATTTTGCGGAAACTGGTAGACGAAGCCAGCCGCTATTTGGGAGAACCTGTAACCGGCGCAGTGATTACGGTTCCGGCTTATTTTAACGATGCTCAAAGACAGGCCACGCGCAACGCGGGACGGATTGCTGGGTTGGATGTGAAGCGAATCATCAATGAACCGACAGCCGCCTCCTTAGCCTATGGCTTTGACCAGTTGGATTATAAAACCATTCTCGTCTTTGACTTGGGGGGTGGCACCTTTGACGTTTCCATCCTGGAAGTCGGGGATGGGGTGTTTGAGGTCAAGTCTACTGCTGGGGATACGCAGTTGGGGGGCAATGATTTTGATAAGAAAATTGTAGACTGGCTGGCGGAGCAATTCCTCGCCGCAGAAGATGTCGATTTGCGACGCGATCGCCAGAGTTTGCAGCGGTTGATTGAAGCAGCGGAAAAAGCCAAAATTGAACTGTCTGGCGTGCAAGTCACCGATGTCAACCTGCCCTTTATCACCGCCACGGCAGAAGGACCCAAACACCTCGAAACCAAACTAACGCGATCGCAATTTGAAGCCCTCTGCGGCGACCTAATTCGCCGACTTCGCATTCCCCTCAAGCGGGCATTCACCGATGCAGGAATGAGTCCCGCCCAAATCGATGAAGTCGTTCTCGTTGGTGGTTCCACCCGCATTCCCCTGGTCAAAGAACTGGTCCGCAGCTTAATCGATCGCGAACCCAATCAAAACGTCAACCCCGATGAAGTCGTTGCCGTCGGTGCAGCCATCCAAGCAGGAATTCTCGCCGGAGAAATCCGCGATGTCCTGCTATTAGACGTCACTCCCCTTTCCGTGGGACTAGAAACCATCGGTGGGGTGATGAAAAAATTAATTCCCCGCAACACCACCATTCCTGTCCGACGTTCTGATATCTTTTCCACATCAGAGAATAATCAGACCGTCGTAGAAATTCATATCGTCCAAGGGGAACGGGAAATGGTGGCCGATAATAAATCCTTGGGACGGTTTAAATTGACCGGAATTCCACCCGCACCTCGGGGAGTTCCCCAAATTCAAGTATCCTTTGATGTGGATGCCAATGGAATTTTGCAGGTGACGGCCTTAGACCGCATGACCGGGCGTGAGCAGAGTGTGGTCATTCAGGGGGCCTCTACCCTCAGCGAATCGGAAGTCGTGCGGATGATTCAGGAGGCCGATGAATATGCCCAAGTCGATCGCGAACGCCGGGAACGAGTCGAAAAACGCAACCGAGTCGAGGCATTAGCCTATCAAGCAGAACGGCAACTCCGAGAGGCGACCTTGGATTATGGCATCCAATTTGTAGCCCCCCATCGCGGACGGATTGAAACTGCCATCCGAGATCTGCGCCAGAGTTTAGAACGGGGGGATGAACGGGGAATCGACTTAGCCCAGTCTGACCTTCAAGATGCAGTCTACGAACTCAACCGGGAAATCTATCGGCGCACTCAAGAGACGGAAGAGGAAGAGAGTATCTTTGGATCAATTCGTCGTGCTTTTACCGACGATCGACCGGAACGAGACTCGGTGAAAGATGATTTCTTTGAGACAGCCTATCGGCAACCGCGAGAAATCTATCCCGGAGACAGTCGCGGACCCCAATCCCGAGACATCTATTCCGGAGACAGTCGCGGACCCCAATCCCGAGACATCTATTCCGGAGACAATCGCGGACCCCAATCCCGAGAAATCTATCCCGGAGACAGTCGCGCCTCCCAACCGCGAGATTTTTATCCCGGAGATAGTCGCGGACCCCGACGCCGGGGACGGTCCTCGGTCCCGGGGACGAGTAGCCCAAACCGTTACAATAATCCCTACCAGGATGAAGATTGGGATGACGATGATGAAGAGTGGTTGTAA
- a CDS encoding PAS domain S-box protein, which produces MRSRLSPYIAAVCSAGLVIAGVWALAQSEIERNRQQIRTDVLLQLSTKRARLESALNSRLFITRGLLAYVSNHPYVTPQQFERLAQVMISEQTGILNIQLAKDNIISHLYPLEGHERALGLNLLEYYTSQDIVRQSIESKSTLVAGPTPLVQGGRALISRTPIFLNSPNSPGEGDYWGLVAIIIDPEVIFTDAKLLPINKAIATPPRGKRGLSPSPFHTPIPVEYAIRGQDGLGSEGAVFFGNPDLFNHNPVLLDVSLPNGSWQMAAIPLGGWPVSRPLGWLYSLGGFLAFSCGLSTFIWVRKPWEMQLAVERATFALQKSQERYAIAVAGANDGIWDWDLNTQEIYFSPRWKSAIGVHPDEIGSNPDEWFSRIHPDDLERVEADIKAHLKGRSPHLQTEYRILHKNGSYLWMLVRGMAVRDADGNPYRFAGSQTDITDRQRAREALRVSQEKFSKAFRASPDAIAITTLAEGRYIEVNDRFLEMSGFEWAEVIGKNSTDLNIWVYESEQKACIDELQTSGRVIDREIHFRMKFGSIRIGLFCAESIVLEGVPCIVSITRDITERKEYEEKLYHTTSELQAIFKALPDLYFKLDHQATILDYQAGKLSDLYRPPEQFLGRTIHEVLPSDVSQTFIEALDEVKANRNLVYREYALTVNDRLKYFEARLLPLLENQTIVIVRDITSRKQAELMLYQAKEAAEAANEAKSMFLANMSHELRTPLNAIVGYSEILEEEAEDVGIPDFIPDLKKIQFAGKHLLSLINDILDLSKIEAGKMDIYLETFEIAPVIETAVATIHPLVQKNGNHLQVDYPPDLGQMYSDLNKVRQVLLNLLSNAAKFTENGTITLEVRRIPHRGFPPEPPLDWIEFRVIDTGIGMTSDQIKQIFNAFTQADPSTTRKYGGTGLGLAIGQRFCQMIGGAIAVSSELGSGSTFTVRLPYRFHFPANLME; this is translated from the coding sequence ATGCGATCGCGATTGTCACCTTACATTGCTGCTGTCTGTTCGGCTGGCCTGGTTATAGCCGGAGTTTGGGCCCTGGCTCAGTCGGAAATTGAACGCAACCGTCAGCAAATTCGCACGGACGTCTTGCTCCAACTCAGTACCAAGCGCGCTAGACTCGAAAGCGCCTTAAACTCCCGACTGTTTATTACTCGGGGTCTGCTTGCCTACGTTTCCAACCATCCCTATGTTACCCCTCAACAATTTGAGCGCCTTGCCCAAGTCATGATCTCCGAGCAAACGGGGATTTTGAATATTCAGTTGGCTAAAGATAATATTATTAGTCATCTTTATCCGTTAGAGGGTCATGAACGCGCCCTGGGCCTCAACCTCCTGGAATATTACACCTCTCAAGACATTGTCCGACAAAGTATCGAGAGTAAAAGTACCCTCGTTGCCGGTCCGACACCGTTAGTTCAGGGGGGTAGGGCATTAATTAGTCGCACTCCCATTTTTCTGAATTCCCCGAATAGTCCCGGTGAGGGTGATTACTGGGGTCTGGTGGCCATTATCATTGATCCGGAGGTCATTTTCACCGATGCTAAACTCCTGCCCATAAACAAGGCGATCGCCACGCCTCCCCGAGGCAAGCGCGGCCTGAGTCCATCTCCCTTCCATACTCCCATTCCCGTCGAGTACGCCATTCGCGGACAAGATGGGTTAGGGTCCGAAGGGGCGGTATTTTTCGGAAATCCAGACCTGTTTAATCACAACCCGGTTCTCCTGGATGTTTCCTTACCCAACGGGTCCTGGCAAATGGCCGCCATCCCCTTGGGCGGATGGCCCGTGAGTAGACCCCTGGGCTGGTTATACTCCCTCGGCGGCTTTTTAGCCTTCTCCTGTGGATTATCTACCTTTATCTGGGTCAGAAAACCTTGGGAAATGCAGTTAGCGGTGGAACGGGCCACCTTTGCCCTCCAGAAGAGTCAGGAACGGTATGCGATCGCCGTTGCCGGGGCTAATGATGGGATATGGGACTGGGATTTGAACACCCAAGAAATCTATTTTTCCCCCCGATGGAAGTCGGCGATCGGGGTTCATCCCGACGAAATCGGGTCCAATCCCGATGAATGGTTCAGTCGCATTCACCCCGATGACTTGGAACGAGTCGAAGCGGATATCAAGGCCCACTTAAAAGGACGGAGCCCTCACTTACAAACGGAATATCGCATCTTGCATAAAAATGGGTCCTACCTCTGGATGCTGGTGCGGGGAATGGCGGTTCGGGATGCTGATGGCAACCCCTATCGGTTTGCCGGGTCCCAAACCGATATTACCGATCGCCAACGGGCGCGAGAGGCCCTGCGCGTCTCTCAGGAAAAGTTTTCTAAAGCCTTTCGCGCCTCTCCCGATGCGATCGCCATTACCACCCTCGCAGAAGGCCGTTATATTGAAGTGAACGATCGCTTCCTAGAAATGTCCGGCTTTGAGTGGGCTGAAGTCATCGGCAAAAACTCGACGGACTTGAATATTTGGGTCTATGAATCCGAACAAAAAGCCTGTATTGATGAATTACAAACCTCCGGTCGAGTCATTGATCGCGAAATCCACTTTAGAATGAAATTCGGGTCCATTCGCATCGGCTTATTCTGTGCCGAATCTATTGTCTTAGAAGGAGTTCCCTGTATCGTTTCCATCACCCGGGATATCACGGAACGCAAAGAGTATGAAGAAAAATTATACCATACAACCTCGGAACTGCAAGCCATTTTTAAAGCCCTGCCCGATTTATACTTTAAACTCGATCACCAGGCCACAATTTTAGATTATCAAGCCGGAAAATTATCTGACCTTTACCGGCCTCCGGAACAATTTCTGGGGCGTACAATTCATGAAGTCCTCCCCTCAGATGTCAGTCAAACCTTTATAGAAGCCCTGGATGAAGTTAAAGCCAATCGCAATTTAGTCTATCGAGAATACGCCTTAACCGTCAACGATCGCCTCAAATACTTTGAAGCCCGACTTCTCCCCCTGCTGGAAAACCAAACCATCGTGATCGTCCGAGACATTACCAGTCGCAAACAAGCGGAACTCATGCTATACCAGGCCAAAGAAGCTGCCGAAGCTGCTAACGAAGCCAAAAGTATGTTTTTGGCCAACATGAGCCATGAACTACGAACCCCGCTCAATGCGATCGTCGGCTATAGTGAAATCCTCGAAGAAGAAGCCGAAGACGTCGGCATCCCCGATTTTATTCCCGACCTCAAAAAGATTCAGTTTGCCGGAAAGCATCTCTTGAGCTTGATTAATGATATTCTCGATCTCTCCAAAATTGAAGCCGGTAAAATGGATATTTACCTCGAAACCTTTGAGATCGCCCCAGTAATCGAGACAGCAGTGGCGACGATTCACCCCTTAGTCCAGAAAAATGGAAATCACCTCCAGGTTGACTATCCCCCGGATCTGGGCCAAATGTATTCCGATTTAAACAAAGTTCGGCAAGTGCTGTTGAATTTATTAAGCAACGCTGCTAAATTTACCGAAAATGGGACCATTACCTTGGAAGTGAGACGGATTCCCCACCGGGGATTTCCCCCCGAACCTCCCTTGGACTGGATTGAGTTTCGCGTGATTGATACTGGAATTGGGATGACATCAGACCAGATCAAGCAGATTTTTAATGCCTTTACTCAGGCTGACCCCAGTACGACCCGCAAGTATGGGGGAACCGGCTTGGGACTGGCGATCGGTCAGCGATTTTGTCAGATGATAGGAGGGGCGATCGCAGTTTCTAGCGAACTCGGTTCGGGCTCGACTTTTACGGTCCGTCTGCCTTACCGCTTTCACTTTCCCGCTAACCTAATGGAGTAA
- a CDS encoding DNA cytosine methyltransferase: MNPQTRPIAVDLFAGAGGMTLGFEQAGFDVLAAVEIDPIHCATHEYNFPKWKVLCRSVVEATGEEIRTQSEIGSREIDVLFGGPPCQGFSLMGKRALDDPRNSLVFHFIRIVTELQPKYFVMENVRGLTIGPHKQLLEEVIDKFHHCGYQVLTPYQVLNSAYYGVPQNRERLFLIGCREGLSLPNYPTPITNPPGCKKLRHLSDLPATPTVWEAIQDLPRVEQYAELLDRDWISYEYPSASAYGIQMQALCTPSHHYAYPRDCDRSILTGNHRTQHTQPAIDRFKATPPGKSEPISRFHKLDPQGLCNTLRAGTPSNRGAYTSPRPIHPFEPRCITVREAARLHSYPDWFRFHVTKWHGFRQIGNSVPPLLAEAVATEIIRVLGIATISPSVPMPLQHPELLKLPMSAAAAQYQVDPHTIEPRSRRTSDITQRSPQ, encoded by the coding sequence ATGAACCCCCAAACTAGACCGATCGCTGTAGATTTATTTGCCGGTGCAGGCGGAATGACCCTGGGTTTTGAACAGGCGGGTTTTGACGTGCTTGCAGCAGTGGAAATTGACCCGATCCATTGTGCCACCCACGAATATAATTTCCCCAAATGGAAAGTTTTGTGCAGAAGTGTGGTAGAGGCAACTGGGGAAGAGATTAGAACCCAGTCGGAAATAGGCAGCCGCGAGATTGATGTGCTTTTTGGAGGTCCCCCCTGTCAAGGCTTTTCCCTGATGGGTAAACGCGCTTTAGATGACCCGCGCAATTCCCTGGTGTTTCACTTCATCCGCATCGTGACTGAACTCCAACCGAAGTATTTTGTAATGGAAAATGTTCGGGGATTAACCATCGGTCCCCATAAGCAGCTTTTAGAAGAAGTTATCGATAAATTTCACCACTGCGGTTATCAGGTTCTGACTCCCTATCAAGTGCTTAACTCGGCTTATTATGGCGTTCCCCAAAATCGCGAACGGCTCTTTTTAATCGGATGTCGCGAGGGATTGTCTTTACCGAACTATCCCACCCCCATTACCAATCCTCCGGGATGCAAAAAGTTACGCCATTTATCGGATCTACCAGCAACGCCAACGGTTTGGGAGGCGATTCAAGATTTGCCGAGGGTAGAACAGTATGCAGAATTGCTCGATCGCGACTGGATTTCCTACGAATACCCATCCGCAAGTGCTTATGGAATTCAGATGCAGGCACTCTGTACACCTTCTCACCATTACGCCTATCCCCGGGACTGCGATCGCAGCATTCTCACCGGAAACCATCGCACCCAGCATACCCAACCGGCGATCGATCGCTTCAAAGCCACCCCTCCCGGCAAATCCGAACCCATCAGTCGCTTCCACAAGCTAGATCCCCAGGGATTATGTAATACATTAAGAGCAGGAACTCCCAGCAATCGGGGTGCTTATACTTCCCCTCGTCCCATTCATCCATTTGAACCTCGTTGTATTACTGTTCGCGAGGCGGCGCGTCTACACTCTTACCCGGATTGGTTTCGCTTCCATGTCACGAAATGGCACGGATTCCGCCAAATTGGGAATTCTGTTCCCCCACTCTTAGCCGAAGCCGTTGCTACAGAGATTATCCGGGTGTTAGGAATAGCAACGATTTCTCCCTCTGTCCCCATGCCTCTGCAACATCCAGAGTTGCTAAAACTGCCGATGTCGGCAGCAGCAGCGCAATATCAAGTCGATCCGCATACGATCGAACCGCGATCGCGCCGAACTTCAGACATCACCCAACGCAGCCCTCAGTAG
- a CDS encoding DNA methyltransferase — MSTSPEKLQTFITYCQQHIKGDEKGEAQVFLDRFFRAFGHEGALEAGASYEERVKKGSKTGKTGFADLVWKPRVLIEMKKRGEKLQKHYSQAFDYWTRLVPDRPRYVLLCNFDEFWIFDFDIQLDTPIDIISLQQLPERAGAFTFMELENRTPVFNNNQVEVTERAARRLGELFIELKKTGTRRGFTESVGQRFILQCVLAMFAEDRGLLPRDLFISCVQDCLNGASSYDVLGGLFREMNAPGITSAGRYKGVDYFNGGLFSVIHSIELTREELQFLDVSAREDWSQVRPAIFGNIFEGSVNEKERHTYGIHYTSEADIMKIVRPTISRYWEERIEAATTIPELNGLQMELQSYRVLDPACGSGNFLYIAYQELKRIEQLLLEKIASRRKSPREQLEIGFVTPLQFYGMDTNPFAVELARVTLAIARKVAIDKFGLTENPLPLDTLDKNIVCQDALFNKWPKVNAIIGNPPFLGGKHLRINLSDDYIDRVFARFPNVKDSVDFCAYWFRLAHDCIDTNGRAGLVATNSVSQGKSRVATLDYITQNGGYIHEAVSSQPWSGEANVHVSLVNWAKEEPNQYYLDNSLVSSINSSLKSTLDVSQAVRLNANKNRCFQGIIPVGKGFIVTEQQVKTWIQADPKNQDVLKLFSMGANLAKNPQGKPDRWIVDFNDMTVEDASDYIFPFQHIQATVKPERDKNRDAKSRTYWWRFLRHRPEMRNAIAPLSHYFTVPRVSKWAIFIPATLNWLPGDLNVVVASDDFYILGILTSKIHRIWVKAQSSTLKGDTRYTHNTCFETFPFPQTPDLNRVTSIREITQKLHDYRTQQMESKQWGITQLYNHFFDEPTSQLSKLHAELDKQVMEAYHFQPTDDILEKLLQLNGELAEKETRGDLVLGPQAP; from the coding sequence ATGTCAACTTCTCCGGAAAAACTTCAGACTTTTATCACCTACTGTCAGCAACATATCAAAGGCGATGAGAAGGGAGAGGCACAAGTCTTTTTAGACCGTTTCTTTCGGGCATTTGGTCATGAAGGGGCATTAGAAGCCGGTGCCAGTTATGAGGAACGAGTTAAAAAAGGTAGCAAAACGGGCAAAACCGGCTTTGCTGATTTGGTCTGGAAACCTCGGGTTTTGATTGAAATGAAAAAACGCGGGGAAAAGCTTCAAAAACATTATTCCCAAGCGTTTGATTATTGGACTCGCTTAGTTCCTGATCGCCCTCGGTATGTCCTCCTCTGCAACTTTGATGAGTTCTGGATTTTTGATTTTGATATCCAACTCGATACTCCCATCGATATCATTAGTTTACAACAATTACCGGAACGGGCCGGGGCGTTCACCTTCATGGAATTGGAGAACCGAACCCCGGTTTTTAATAACAATCAAGTTGAAGTCACCGAACGTGCCGCCCGACGCTTAGGAGAGTTATTTATAGAACTCAAAAAAACCGGAACCCGTCGGGGATTTACTGAATCCGTTGGTCAACGATTTATTCTGCAATGTGTGTTAGCCATGTTTGCAGAAGACCGAGGACTATTACCGCGAGATTTATTTATTTCCTGTGTGCAAGACTGTTTGAATGGTGCAAGTTCTTACGATGTTCTCGGCGGCTTATTCCGAGAAATGAATGCACCGGGAATCACCAGTGCCGGACGATATAAAGGGGTAGATTATTTTAATGGCGGCTTGTTTTCGGTGATTCATTCCATTGAATTAACCCGGGAAGAGTTGCAATTTTTGGATGTTTCAGCGCGGGAAGATTGGAGTCAAGTCAGACCCGCAATTTTTGGCAATATCTTCGAGGGTTCAGTGAATGAAAAAGAACGTCATACTTACGGAATTCACTACACCTCAGAAGCGGATATTATGAAAATTGTCCGCCCGACGATTAGCCGGTATTGGGAGGAACGAATCGAAGCAGCTACCACCATTCCCGAACTCAATGGCTTACAGATGGAATTGCAAAGCTATCGCGTTCTTGACCCCGCTTGTGGTTCAGGAAATTTTCTCTATATTGCCTATCAAGAATTGAAGCGCATCGAACAGCTATTACTCGAAAAAATAGCCAGCCGTCGCAAGTCTCCTCGGGAACAATTGGAAATCGGGTTTGTGACACCGTTGCAGTTTTATGGCATGGATACCAATCCGTTTGCGGTGGAGTTGGCAAGGGTGACCCTGGCGATCGCCCGCAAGGTGGCGATCGATAAATTTGGCTTGACCGAAAACCCTTTACCCCTGGATACCTTAGATAAAAATATCGTCTGCCAAGATGCTTTATTTAACAAATGGCCGAAAGTTAATGCCATTATTGGAAATCCACCCTTTTTAGGAGGAAAACATTTAAGAATTAACTTAAGTGATGATTATATTGATCGGGTCTTTGCTCGTTTTCCAAATGTTAAAGATTCCGTTGATTTTTGTGCCTACTGGTTCCGGTTAGCCCATGATTGTATAGATACTAACGGAAGGGCTGGATTAGTTGCCACGAACTCAGTCAGTCAGGGAAAAAGCCGAGTGGCAACTTTAGACTATATTACCCAAAATGGCGGTTACATTCATGAAGCGGTTTCTTCTCAACCTTGGTCCGGTGAGGCGAATGTCCATGTGAGTCTGGTTAACTGGGCAAAAGAAGAACCCAATCAATATTATTTAGATAATAGCCTTGTTTCTTCCATTAATTCTTCCCTAAAATCTACCCTTGATGTATCTCAAGCGGTCAGACTAAATGCCAATAAAAATCGCTGCTTTCAAGGTATAATTCCCGTAGGAAAAGGTTTTATTGTAACCGAACAACAAGTCAAAACTTGGATTCAAGCGGATCCAAAAAATCAAGATGTTCTCAAACTGTTTTCAATGGGGGCAAATTTAGCTAAGAATCCCCAAGGTAAACCAGACCGTTGGATTGTTGATTTTAATGATATGACAGTTGAAGATGCCAGCGATTATATTTTCCCGTTTCAACATATTCAAGCAACTGTTAAGCCAGAACGGGATAAAAATAGAGATGCCAAATCAAGAACGTACTGGTGGAGATTCCTACGCCATCGCCCTGAAATGAGAAATGCGATCGCCCCTCTCTCCCATTACTTCACCGTTCCTAGAGTCTCGAAATGGGCGATATTTATTCCAGCTACTTTAAATTGGCTACCCGGAGATCTCAATGTTGTTGTGGCATCGGATGATTTCTACATTCTGGGAATTTTAACCTCCAAGATACATCGGATCTGGGTCAAGGCTCAAAGTTCAACGTTGAAAGGTGATACCCGTTACACTCACAACACCTGCTTTGAAACGTTCCCTTTCCCCCAAACTCCTGATCTCAACCGGGTAACTTCCATTCGCGAAATCACCCAAAAACTCCATGACTATCGCACCCAACAAATGGAATCAAAACAATGGGGAATCACTCAACTGTATAATCACTTCTTTGACGAACCCACCAGTCAATTATCTAAACTCCATGCAGAATTAGATAAACAGGTCATGGAAGCCTATCACTTCCAACCCACTGATGATATTTTAGAGAAATTGTTGCAATTGAATGGAGAACTTGCGGAAAAAGAGACCCGAGGCGACTTGGTTTTAGGTCCCCAAGCACCCTAA
- a CDS encoding VanW family protein, whose product MKGKLLKFFPSLVNARLLKNVKENIPPSVKRKGKLTQRYTADLLTGNLGKLVKLPPLSCRNLELFESQITIRQIIPNNSYLENKKHNLATAIACIENIPIHPGQIFSFWHLVGEPSQQKGYLESRAIVNNQLKYDFGGGLCQLPGLLYLLILKAGLNALERHPHSKDIYTEETRFAPLGSDATVVYGYKDFRFQNTLSVPLCFRFTLLEEGIIAELCSPQPLEEFSVDFKVTQLAEGIKQVETLRYSQLTDSREKINTTIYPPLDPDAVPL is encoded by the coding sequence ATGAAAGGAAAGTTGCTCAAGTTTTTCCCTAGCCTAGTAAATGCACGGCTTTTGAAAAATGTCAAGGAAAATATTCCCCCTTCGGTCAAGCGCAAAGGAAAACTTACTCAGCGATATACGGCTGATTTGCTAACGGGCAATTTAGGGAAGTTGGTCAAATTACCCCCCTTATCTTGCAGAAACTTAGAATTATTTGAATCTCAAATCACTATCCGCCAAATTATACCCAACAACAGTTATTTAGAAAATAAAAAGCATAATTTAGCCACAGCGATCGCCTGCATTGAAAATATTCCCATCCACCCGGGTCAAATTTTTTCATTTTGGCATTTAGTCGGAGAACCCAGCCAACAAAAGGGATACCTAGAAAGTCGGGCGATCGTCAACAATCAACTGAAATATGATTTTGGCGGCGGTTTATGCCAGCTACCCGGACTCCTGTATCTTTTAATCCTCAAAGCCGGTTTAAATGCCCTAGAACGCCATCCCCATTCTAAAGATATCTACACTGAAGAAACCCGCTTCGCCCCCTTGGGTTCCGATGCCACAGTAGTTTATGGGTACAAAGACTTCCGATTTCAAAATACCTTATCCGTTCCCCTCTGTTTCCGCTTCACCCTACTGGAGGAAGGGATTATCGCGGAACTCTGTTCCCCTCAACCCCTGGAAGAATTCAGCGTAGACTTTAAAGTAACCCAACTAGCAGAAGGCATTAAGCAAGTGGAAACCCTCCGCTATTCTCAACTTACCGACTCCCGGGAAAAAATCAATACTACGATTTATCCTCCCTTGGACCCTGATGCTGTTCCCTTGTAA
- a CDS encoding DnaJ C-terminal domain-containing protein, with product MQNWRNYYEILGLTKESSTESIKKAYRRLARQYHPDLNPGNKAAEEKFKDLSEAYEVLSDPNKRAQYDEFSRFLGKKGFKGRAAVRPPTWNSRSNPFAAGSSPEPRSSSNFSEYANFDSFVDELLGRRETRTAGVGVGTTTTASDRDAFQPRSSKTAYTIPARPNPRDVEARLTLPLEKAYTGGRERIRLEDGRSLEVTMPTGMVTGQRIRLRGQGMNGGDLYLKITVAPHGFFKVEGADIYCVLPISPCEAVLGGPVEVPTLDGLVKMTLPPGVGPGKRLRLANKGYPTGDGKRGDQLVEIVISVPKQVTDQERELYEKLRQIETFKPRQDLLI from the coding sequence ATGCAGAACTGGCGCAATTATTACGAAATTCTCGGCTTGACGAAAGAATCCTCTACGGAGTCGATTAAAAAAGCCTACCGGCGACTGGCAAGGCAGTATCACCCAGACCTGAATCCGGGCAATAAAGCCGCCGAGGAAAAATTTAAGGACCTCTCGGAAGCATACGAGGTCCTCTCGGACCCGAACAAACGGGCGCAATATGATGAATTTAGTCGGTTTTTGGGCAAGAAAGGGTTTAAAGGTCGCGCTGCTGTGCGACCCCCAACTTGGAACAGTCGCAGCAACCCGTTTGCGGCAGGGTCGTCCCCGGAACCTCGCAGTTCGAGCAATTTCTCGGAATATGCCAATTTTGACAGTTTTGTAGATGAACTGCTGGGACGTCGGGAAACCCGGACCGCTGGGGTGGGGGTAGGGACCACGACCACCGCCAGCGATCGCGATGCCTTTCAACCCCGTAGTAGCAAAACGGCTTACACCATTCCGGCGCGTCCTAACCCCCGGGATGTGGAAGCGCGGCTGACTTTACCCCTGGAAAAAGCCTATACCGGAGGTCGGGAACGGATTCGCCTGGAAGATGGGCGATCGCTGGAAGTGACGATGCCAACTGGAATGGTGACGGGTCAACGGATTCGCCTACGCGGTCAAGGCATGAATGGGGGGGATTTGTATTTAAAAATCACCGTTGCCCCCCACGGGTTTTTTAAGGTTGAAGGTGCAGATATCTACTGTGTACTCCCGATTTCCCCCTGTGAGGCGGTCCTCGGTGGGCCGGTGGAAGTCCCGACCCTCGATGGGTTGGTGAAAATGACGCTTCCCCCAGGGGTTGGACCGGGTAAACGGTTGCGCCTTGCCAATAAGGGCTATCCCACCGGCGATGGCAAGCGCGGTGACCAACTCGTGGAAATTGTGATTTCGGTCCCGAAACAGGTCACGGACCAGGAACGAGAACTCTACGAAAAATTGCGTCAGATTGAAACGTTTAAGCCGCGTCAGGATTTGCTGATTTAG